The following is a genomic window from Candidatus Hydrogenedentota bacterium.
CAGCTTCTGAACGTAGGCGTTTGGGAAACAGCTCCAGAAGCTCCCCCGGCGACTCATCCATTTTCCAAATTCCAATAAGTCCATTGTTGCTTGTATATTCTTTTCTTATGAGCATAATGAGGGTATTACCGGGTCGTTTTTGGAGGGATATAACGTACTTTCACGATTCGCTTTTTGCTCATTTCCTCCGCGAGAAAGGTGTACTTTTTATAAGTAAGGCTCTCTTTCCTTTTAGGGAAATCGCCCTTGAGCTCCAGTAGTAGGCCCGCTAATGTATCCACTTCGTCCGAAATTATTTCAAAATCCTTTTCAGGCACGTTGGTAATCTTTATAAAGTCTTCAAGATGGGTTTTTCCTTCAAAAATATATGAGCCATCCGGTGCCATCGAGTAGAAGGGTAGCTCTTCGTCATACTCGTCGCTGATATCGCCCACTATCTCTTCGAGGATATCCTCCATAGTAACCAGTCCCGAGGTTCCTCCATACTCGTCAACAACTATTGCCATGTGTATTTTGTTGTTGCGGAACTCTTCAAGCAGGTCGTCAATACGCTTAGAGCCGGGCACAAAATAGGCAGAGCGTATCAATGACTGCCATCCAAAATCGGCTGGCTTACCAAGATGTGGTAGCAAGTCCTTCACATACAAGATACCTCGTATATTGTCGGGATTTTCATCAAAAACAGGAATGCGTGAAAAGCCTGCATCAACAATAAAGCTAATCACCTCAAAAAAAACTGTCTCTGCATTTATCGCGACCATATCGCTACGCGACATTTTAATATCATCCACGCTCTTATCCCTGAACCGAATGATCCCTTCGAGCATCTCTTTTTCCTGATCAC
Proteins encoded in this region:
- the gldE gene encoding gliding motility-associated protein GldE, which codes for MDPDPLSFLCMAMPGFIPAVSDYVLTAILLLIIIINAIISGSEVAFFTIQQNRHDGYQNLDDNPRKARVIDLLNKPEKLLTSIVITYNLLNITITALSIYLLNRLPFFSGRITEFLILEIIIVICVIILFVDIFPKFYASHNPTRFASNHSLLIGFINRIMNPITSLLLKSNGLFSRSAAQVKQEISVDDLSKALEITSNETTRDQEKEMLEGIIRFRDKSVDDIKMSRSDMVAINAETVFFEVISFIVDAGFSRIPVFDENPDNIRGILYVKDLLPHLGKPADFGWQSLIRSAYFVPGSKRIDDLLEEFRNNKIHMAIVVDEYGGTSGLVTMEDILEEIVGDISDEYDEELPFYSMAPDGSYIFEGKTHLEDFIKITNVPEKDFEIISDEVDTLAGLLLELKGDFPKRKESLTYKKYTFLAEEMSKKRIVKVRYIPPKTTR